A single Thunnus thynnus chromosome 6, fThuThy2.1, whole genome shotgun sequence DNA region contains:
- the kcna10a gene encoding potassium voltage-gated channel subfamily A member 10 has translation MEVALVDFESLDDLDGSLEDEMDTDADETTALTVDMPPEHNSPGSSYRLQIPQPSSTPSHHSPSVTSCIWDSTSSLPIPQIHTLGVPQSPTMPTPSRQGRTSCASMISNWKLLLRSEGTKESEMIFSRLTKECCEDLFVDKRGLNDGDQKVIINIAGLRFETQLKTLDQFPDTLLGDPFKRMDYFDPMRNEYFFDRNRPSFDGILYYYQSGGKIRRPANVPLDVFADEILFYELGNEAMEQFREDEGFIKDVEIPLPDNDIYRQFWLLFEYPESSNAARGVALVSVFVIVISIIIFCMETLPEFRDDTDTIVPTAVQPFNQSRGYTSVAPPGVQPTTFTDPFFIVETACIAWFFFELCVRFLVCPSKKEFFHNLMNIIDIISIIPYFVTVVTELVTTPEENSGQNMSLAILRIIRLVRVFRIFKLSRHSKGLQILGQTLKASMRELGLLIFFLFIGVILFSSAIYFAEVDEPNTQFVSIPDGFWWAVVTMTTVGYGDMCPITMGGKMVGTLCAIAGVLTIALPVPVIVSNFNYFYHRETEAEDKLPMADAVEQAMKSDTDTKQGSNTSLNKANGIWQMGKG, from the coding sequence ATGGAGGTGGCCCTGGTAGACTTTGAAAGCCTGGATGACCTTGATGGCAGCCTTGAGGATGAAATGGACACTGATGCTGATGAGACCACAGCTCTCACTGTGGACATGCCCCCAGAGCACAACAGCCCAGGCAGCAGCTACCGTCTGCAAATCCCTCAACCATCCTCTACGCCTTCCCACCACAGTCCCTCAGTGACCTCCTGCATTTGGGATTCCACCTCGTCTTTGCCCATTCCACAGATACATACACTGGGAGTACCACAGTCTCCAACAATGCCAACTCCAAGCAGACAGGGGCGCACTAGCTGTGCCAGTATGATCTCCAACTGGAAATTGCTGTTAAGAAGTGAGGGCACTAAGGAGAGTGAGATGATCTTCAGCCGGCTCACTAAGGAGTGCTGCGAGGATCTGTTTGTAGATAAACGAGGGCTGAATGATGGAGACCAGAAAGTCATTATTAACATTGCTGGTCTGCGTTTTGAGACACAGCTCAAAACATTGGACCAGTTTCCTGACACGCTGCTAGGAGACCCTTTTAAGAGGATGGACTACTTTGATCCCATGAGGAACGAGTACTTCTTTGATCGGAACCGACCCAGTTTTGACGGGATCTTGTATTACTACCAGTCAGGGGGTAAGATCAGACGTCCAGCTAATGTTCCCCTGGATGTGTTTGCAGATGAAATTCTGTTCTACGAGCTTGGAAACGAGGCCATGGAGCAGTTCAGAGAAGACGAGGGATTCATAAAGGATGTTGAGATCCCTCTACCTGATAATGATATCTATAGGCAATTCTGGCTGCTGTTTGAGTACCCTGAGAGCTCCAATGCGGCCCGGGGTGTAGCACTGGTGTCTGTTTTTGTAATTGTCATATCCATCATTATTTTCTGCATGGAAACACTGCCAGAATTCAGAGATGACACTGACACAATTGTGCCCACAGCAGTACAGCCTTTCAACCAATCCAGAGGCTACACTTCTGTGGCTCCACCTGGTGTACAGCCTACAACTTTCACTGATCCCTTCTTCATTGTTGAGACGGCCTGCATTGCGTGGTTCTTCTTTGAACTGTGTGTGCGATTTTTAGTCTGTCCTAGCAAAAAGGAATTTTTCCACAACCTCATGAACATCATTGACATTATATCCATCATCCCCTATTTTGTTACTGTGGTAACAGAATTGGTCACAACGCCTGAAGAGAACTCAGGACAGAACATGTCTTTGGCCATTCTGCGTATCATCCGTCTGGTCAGGGTGTTTCGTATATTCAAACTCTCGCGTCACTCCAAGGGACTACAGATCCTCGGACAGACTCTGAAAGCTAGCATGCGTGAGCTTGGCTTactcatcttcttcctcttcatcggTGTCATCCTCTTCTCCAGTGCTATCTACTTTGCTGAAGTAGATGAGCCTAACACACAGTTTGTCAGCATACCTGATGGCTTCTGGTGGGCTGTTGTTACCATGACCACTGTAGGCTATGGGGACATGTGTCCAATTACCATGGGGGGTAAAATGGTGGGCACCTTGTGTGCTATTGCTGGTGTGTTGACCATTGCTTTGCCTGTTCCTGTCATTGTCTCCAATTTCAACTACTTCtaccacagagagacagaagcagaggACAAGTTGCCCATGGCAGATGCTGTTGAACAAGCCATGAAGTCTGACACAGACACCAAACAGGGTAGCAACACCTCGCTGAATAAAGCCAATGGCATCTGGCAGATGGGCAAAGGGTAA